A genomic segment from Aegilops tauschii subsp. strangulata cultivar AL8/78 chromosome 1, Aet v6.0, whole genome shotgun sequence encodes:
- the LOC109782836 gene encoding uncharacterized protein isoform X2 — MGGYEFQRAELDALEGVVRDPTAEPMSLTLPLLRHITNDFSHESRIGRGGFAVVYLGVLPSGLRIAVKRLSNIAYMNESAFQNEVFITMKATHKNTVRFMGYCSQIQRQFIKHHGRHVYAQLVKRLIFVEYAPKGTLDAHIGDYGELDWNQRYQILKGICQDMFEEEETERIVENIAGTFGYMAPEFCTNNMVSFKAEIYSLGVVIGELLIGKKGWFDEDVRKLFVQQLKGLRKTLVKEGAFSSWENKYHQVRTCMEIGQDCIDPNPHKRPTLLEIIQRLNEAEDMNYSAASLWQSGDEESDLSDTEALETETTSEFLPSDEEPASVGKTGETSTQEPDKPDLVSKLPASVDLSDLKVLEKITDDFSHERIVGKDGTFKGCHKAFVYKGDIPRREMIAVKRLIGVEIPVEKFKREAEQFIRLDHKNIVKVASYCHDQSRGHRLVQFKGKPLPQLFNGPEQLLCYEYMHNGSLRDYLMGQGSREIDWQMRYKLIKGTCAGLDYLHKGRAGCPIVHLNLSPSNVLLDHNYIPRITGFDFSKLIGEKNTKSVVLKLNGPIAYLPPDFFHSKGTDLKYLATVDIYSLGLMILEIATQQEIKGIHGVLIKSIEENWREESQITRLYTSLGADELRQVKMCIDIGLDCVKSNPEKRPTAGAIMDWLNKESKPVPVSRAGAGVLPRPPVPTNINHAGRIQEKEKAGFLKRHFGWKK; from the exons ATGGGCGGATACGAGTTCCAGAGGGCGGAGCTAGATGCACTGGAAGGCGTCGTACGCGATCCAACTGCGGAGCCAATGAGTCTGACGTTGCCGCTTCTCAGGCACATAACAAATGATTTCTCCCATGAATCTCGAATTGGCCGAGGTGGATTCGCAGTGGTTTACCTG GGGGTGCTTCCAAGTGGGTTACGTATTGCTGTTAAGAGGCTTAGCAATATTGCTTATATGAATGAAAGTGCATTTCAAAATGAAGTGTTTATCACAATGAAGGCCACTCACAAGAACACAGTGCGATTCATGGGCTACTGTAGTCAAATACAACGCCAATTCATCAAACACCACGGGCGACATGTTTACGCACAGCTCGTGAAAAGGTTGATCTTTGTGGAATATGCGCCTAAAGGAACCCTTGATGCACATATCG GTGACTATGGTGAACTTGACTGGAACCAGCGTtatcaaattctaaaaggaattTGTCAAG ATATGTTTGAAGAAGAAGAAACGGAACGTATTGTTGAAAATATCGCCGGAACATT CGGATATATGGCACCGGAGTTTTGTACTAATAATATGGTGTCATTTAAGGCTGAGATATACAGTTTGGGCGTTGTGATCGGGGAGTTATTGATCGGGAAGAAAGGATGGTTTGATGAGGATGTGAGAAAACTATTTGTACAGCAACTTAAGGGTTTGAGAAAAACATTGGTAAAAGAAGGAGCGTTTTCATCATGGGAAAACAAATACCACCAAGTTAGAACATGTATGGAGATTGGGCAGGACTGCATAGACCCCAACCCACATAAAAGGCCCACTTTGTTGGAGATTATCCAGCGGCTTAATGAAGCGGAAGATATGAACTATTCTGCAGCATCACTTTGGCAG TCAGGAGACGAGGAATCCGATTTATCGGATACAGAAGCTTTGGAGACAGAGACAACATCCGAGTTTCTTCCAAGTGACGAGGAACCCGCCTCTGTGGGCAAGACCGGAGAAACAAGCACACAGGAGCCTGATAAACCGGACCTAGTAAGTAAGTTGCCAGCATCGGTGGACCTGTCTGACCTAAAAGTCCTGGAGAAAATCACAGATGATTTCTCACACGAAAGAATAGTTGGGAAGGACGGTACATTCAAAGGTTGTCATAAGGCATTTGTTTATAAG GGTGACATTCCACGTAGAGAAATGATAGCCGTGAAGAGGTTAATTGGAGTGGAGATTCCAGTTGAAAAGTTTAAGAGGGAAGCAGAACAGTTCATTCGTCTCGATCATAAGAATATAGTAAAGGTTGCCAGCTACTGCCACGACCAGTCTAGAGGACATAGACTGGTACAGTTCAAAGGAAAACCGCTACCACAACTCTTTAACGGTCCCGAACAACTGCTCTGCTATGAATATATGCACAACGGAAGCCTTCGCGACTATCTTATGG GTCAAGGATCTCGTGAAATTGATTGGCAAATGCGTTACAAATTGATCAAAGGGACTTGCGCAGGCTTAGATTACCTTCACAAGGGCCGTGCAGGTTGTCCAATTGTTCATTTGAATTTAAGCCCGTCAAATGTATTGCTGGACCACAACTACATACCACGCATCACAGGGTTCGATTTTTCGAAGCTCATTGGTGAAAAGAACACCAAATCCGTGGTACTTAAGCTGAATGGACCCAT AGCGTACCTGCCACCGGATTTCTTCCATTCAAAGGGTACTGATCTTAAATATCTTGCTACGGTAGATATATACAGCTTGGGTCTTATGATTTTAGAAATCGCAACACAACAAGAGATCAAAGGCATCCATGGAGTGCTTATTAAGAGT ATAGAGGAAAACTGGAGGGAAGAGTCACAAATAACACGGCTGTATACCTCACTAGGGGCGGACGAGCTGCGGCAAGTAAAAATGTGCATTGATATTGGCCTAGACTGTGTCAAGTCAAACCCTGAAAAGAGACCTACAGCTGGGGCCATCATGGACTGGCTTAACAAAGAGAGCAAACCGGTCCCAGTTTCAAGGGCAGGTGCAGGAGTGCTGCCAAGACCTCCGGTCCCTACTAATATCAACCATGCAGGTCGCATCCAAG AAAAGGAGAAGGCGGGATTCCTGAAACGACACTTCGGATGGAAGAAGTAA
- the LOC109782836 gene encoding uncharacterized protein isoform X1: protein MGGYEFQRAELDALEGVVRDPTAEPMSLTLPLLRHITNDFSHESRIGRGGFAVVYLGVLPSGLRIAVKRLSNIAYMNESAFQNEVFITMKATHKNTVRFMGYCSQIQRQFIKHHGRHVYAQLVKRLIFVEYAPKGTLDAHIGDYGELDWNQRYQILKGICQDMFEEEETERIVENIAGTFGYMAPEFCTNNMVSFKAEIYSLGVVIGELLIGKKGWFDEDVRKLFVQQLKGLRKTLVKEGAFSSWENKYHQVRTCMEIGQDCIDPNPHKRPTLLEIIQRLNEAEDMNYSAASLWQSGDEESDLSDTEALETETTSEFLPSDEEPASVGKTGETSTQEPDKPDLVSKLPASVDLSDLKVLEKITDDFSHERIVGKDGTFKGCHKAFVYKVHIVGDIPRREMIAVKRLIGVEIPVEKFKREAEQFIRLDHKNIVKVASYCHDQSRGHRLVQFKGKPLPQLFNGPEQLLCYEYMHNGSLRDYLMGQGSREIDWQMRYKLIKGTCAGLDYLHKGRAGCPIVHLNLSPSNVLLDHNYIPRITGFDFSKLIGEKNTKSVVLKLNGPIAYLPPDFFHSKGTDLKYLATVDIYSLGLMILEIATQQEIKGIHGVLIKSIEENWREESQITRLYTSLGADELRQVKMCIDIGLDCVKSNPEKRPTAGAIMDWLNKESKPVPVSRAGAGVLPRPPVPTNINHAGRIQEKEKAGFLKRHFGWKK from the exons ATGGGCGGATACGAGTTCCAGAGGGCGGAGCTAGATGCACTGGAAGGCGTCGTACGCGATCCAACTGCGGAGCCAATGAGTCTGACGTTGCCGCTTCTCAGGCACATAACAAATGATTTCTCCCATGAATCTCGAATTGGCCGAGGTGGATTCGCAGTGGTTTACCTG GGGGTGCTTCCAAGTGGGTTACGTATTGCTGTTAAGAGGCTTAGCAATATTGCTTATATGAATGAAAGTGCATTTCAAAATGAAGTGTTTATCACAATGAAGGCCACTCACAAGAACACAGTGCGATTCATGGGCTACTGTAGTCAAATACAACGCCAATTCATCAAACACCACGGGCGACATGTTTACGCACAGCTCGTGAAAAGGTTGATCTTTGTGGAATATGCGCCTAAAGGAACCCTTGATGCACATATCG GTGACTATGGTGAACTTGACTGGAACCAGCGTtatcaaattctaaaaggaattTGTCAAG ATATGTTTGAAGAAGAAGAAACGGAACGTATTGTTGAAAATATCGCCGGAACATT CGGATATATGGCACCGGAGTTTTGTACTAATAATATGGTGTCATTTAAGGCTGAGATATACAGTTTGGGCGTTGTGATCGGGGAGTTATTGATCGGGAAGAAAGGATGGTTTGATGAGGATGTGAGAAAACTATTTGTACAGCAACTTAAGGGTTTGAGAAAAACATTGGTAAAAGAAGGAGCGTTTTCATCATGGGAAAACAAATACCACCAAGTTAGAACATGTATGGAGATTGGGCAGGACTGCATAGACCCCAACCCACATAAAAGGCCCACTTTGTTGGAGATTATCCAGCGGCTTAATGAAGCGGAAGATATGAACTATTCTGCAGCATCACTTTGGCAG TCAGGAGACGAGGAATCCGATTTATCGGATACAGAAGCTTTGGAGACAGAGACAACATCCGAGTTTCTTCCAAGTGACGAGGAACCCGCCTCTGTGGGCAAGACCGGAGAAACAAGCACACAGGAGCCTGATAAACCGGACCTAGTAAGTAAGTTGCCAGCATCGGTGGACCTGTCTGACCTAAAAGTCCTGGAGAAAATCACAGATGATTTCTCACACGAAAGAATAGTTGGGAAGGACGGTACATTCAAAGGTTGTCATAAGGCATTTGTTTATAAGGTACACATAGTT GGTGACATTCCACGTAGAGAAATGATAGCCGTGAAGAGGTTAATTGGAGTGGAGATTCCAGTTGAAAAGTTTAAGAGGGAAGCAGAACAGTTCATTCGTCTCGATCATAAGAATATAGTAAAGGTTGCCAGCTACTGCCACGACCAGTCTAGAGGACATAGACTGGTACAGTTCAAAGGAAAACCGCTACCACAACTCTTTAACGGTCCCGAACAACTGCTCTGCTATGAATATATGCACAACGGAAGCCTTCGCGACTATCTTATGG GTCAAGGATCTCGTGAAATTGATTGGCAAATGCGTTACAAATTGATCAAAGGGACTTGCGCAGGCTTAGATTACCTTCACAAGGGCCGTGCAGGTTGTCCAATTGTTCATTTGAATTTAAGCCCGTCAAATGTATTGCTGGACCACAACTACATACCACGCATCACAGGGTTCGATTTTTCGAAGCTCATTGGTGAAAAGAACACCAAATCCGTGGTACTTAAGCTGAATGGACCCAT AGCGTACCTGCCACCGGATTTCTTCCATTCAAAGGGTACTGATCTTAAATATCTTGCTACGGTAGATATATACAGCTTGGGTCTTATGATTTTAGAAATCGCAACACAACAAGAGATCAAAGGCATCCATGGAGTGCTTATTAAGAGT ATAGAGGAAAACTGGAGGGAAGAGTCACAAATAACACGGCTGTATACCTCACTAGGGGCGGACGAGCTGCGGCAAGTAAAAATGTGCATTGATATTGGCCTAGACTGTGTCAAGTCAAACCCTGAAAAGAGACCTACAGCTGGGGCCATCATGGACTGGCTTAACAAAGAGAGCAAACCGGTCCCAGTTTCAAGGGCAGGTGCAGGAGTGCTGCCAAGACCTCCGGTCCCTACTAATATCAACCATGCAGGTCGCATCCAAG AAAAGGAGAAGGCGGGATTCCTGAAACGACACTTCGGATGGAAGAAGTAA